The following are encoded together in the Methanosarcina flavescens genome:
- a CDS encoding 50S ribosomal protein L13, whose translation MTVIDANGLIMGRLASTVAKQLLSGDDEIYIVNAEKAVISGSRATTLKDYRETRERGATEFGPYFPKRPDRILKRTVRGMLPYKRAKGRDAMSRLKVYVGVPSELKGAETITIADADMRRLSSSKYIKLGEVSQKMGSKF comes from the coding sequence ATGACGGTTATCGATGCAAATGGACTTATTATGGGGCGTCTTGCAAGTACGGTTGCAAAACAGTTGCTTTCAGGAGACGACGAGATTTATATTGTAAATGCTGAGAAAGCTGTAATTTCTGGCTCAAGGGCTACTACCCTCAAAGATTACCGAGAAACCCGGGAGAGAGGAGCTACGGAATTCGGGCCTTACTTCCCGAAGCGCCCGGACCGCATCCTTAAGAGGACTGTTCGAGGCATGCTGCCTTACAAGAGGGCAAAAGGCAGGGATGCAATGTCCAGGCTCAAAGTCTATGTAGGCGTTCCCTCTGAACTCAAGGGCGCTGAAACAATCACTATTGCCGATGCTGATATGAGGCGTTTGAGCTCTAGCAAATATATCAAACTTGGTGAAGTGAGCCAGAAAATGGGTTCAAAGTTTTAA
- a CDS encoding 50S ribosomal protein L18e — MGKKSLVKLIRKTNPRIVSLILTLKERANANAAPIWKDIARRLEMPSRDYAAVNISKINRHTAEDDVLLIPGKVLGAGLLDHPVTVAALTFSDSAVKKITEAGGKCLSLEEIMEANPKGSGIRIFR; from the coding sequence TTGGGTAAAAAATCACTGGTAAAACTGATAAGAAAAACAAATCCAAGAATCGTTTCCCTGATTCTTACCCTGAAAGAGAGGGCAAATGCTAACGCTGCCCCCATCTGGAAGGATATCGCGAGACGTCTTGAGATGCCGTCCAGAGACTATGCGGCTGTAAATATAAGTAAGATCAACAGGCACACTGCGGAGGATGATGTGCTGCTTATCCCGGGAAAAGTTCTGGGCGCAGGTCTTCTTGACCACCCTGTAACGGTTGCAGCTCTAACCTTCAGTGACTCAGCAGTTAAAAAGATTACTGAAGCCGGTGGCAAGTGCCTGAGTCTCGAAGAGATAATGGAAGCAAATCCGAAAGGATCCGGTATCCGGATTTTCCGCTGA
- a CDS encoding alpha-keto acid decarboxylase family protein: MPTVIQYLLGRLKQLGIRDIFGVPGDFAFPINNAICDDNELRWIGCCNELNAAYAADGYARINRISALSTTFGVGELSALCGIAGSYAENNMVFHIVGIPKMQTQKRHAIVHHSLGDGEYGTFMDMATPVVCASTMLTPENCVDEVERVIEAALENRQPVYIAIPHDYVNAEISSLTAPKNVFVKSDPATLEEVVSIITAKLSNAKQACIMPGFLVDRFGLKDLAMAVINASGLPYATMALDKAVLDETNPSYMGLYMGQLINPEIQEFVESCDCILAIGVVMSDINMGMFTAKLDKSRVINIMPFSVHIGNTDYINVKMLDVLEELSRRLNKRTDVRGPVAKHPAVPEVNAEDPITADYLYAKYAEFFKLDDIVVVDSTSSFYGLLPLPLPEGVKFLSQMLWGAIGWATPAAFGTALAAPDRRVILITGEGSHQMTVQEISQFYRYGLKPIIFVLNNHGYLIERMLSKKLDYCYNDIPEWQYHKLPEVLGCNNWITRKTTTCGDLDKIMRELDTAKVGAYIEIVTPELSAPPLMKAIHENL; this comes from the coding sequence ATGCCGACAGTTATTCAATATCTTCTGGGTAGATTAAAGCAACTGGGAATAAGGGATATTTTCGGTGTGCCAGGAGACTTTGCGTTTCCTATCAACAATGCGATATGCGATGATAATGAACTTCGCTGGATAGGTTGCTGCAACGAGCTGAATGCTGCATATGCTGCTGACGGCTATGCTCGTATTAATCGTATATCAGCACTGTCTACTACCTTTGGAGTAGGTGAGCTCTCGGCATTATGCGGTATAGCAGGCTCTTATGCGGAGAACAATATGGTATTTCATATTGTAGGAATTCCGAAAATGCAGACACAGAAGAGGCATGCCATAGTGCATCATTCGCTGGGTGACGGAGAGTACGGCACATTTATGGATATGGCTACGCCAGTAGTATGCGCCAGTACAATGCTTACTCCGGAAAACTGCGTTGATGAAGTCGAGCGCGTTATCGAGGCGGCCCTGGAAAATCGCCAGCCTGTCTACATTGCAATACCTCACGACTATGTGAATGCAGAGATTTCATCCCTTACGGCACCAAAGAATGTGTTTGTAAAAAGCGATCCTGCGACTCTTGAAGAAGTGGTCTCGATTATTACAGCTAAGTTATCAAACGCAAAACAAGCCTGTATTATGCCGGGCTTCCTTGTTGACAGATTTGGTCTCAAAGACCTCGCTATGGCTGTTATTAATGCTTCAGGCCTACCTTATGCTACTATGGCGCTGGACAAGGCCGTACTTGATGAGACAAATCCCTCCTACATGGGATTATATATGGGACAGCTTATCAATCCTGAAATTCAGGAATTTGTGGAATCCTGCGACTGCATACTTGCCATAGGCGTTGTCATGTCTGATATTAATATGGGCATGTTCACGGCGAAGCTGGATAAATCCCGAGTTATCAATATCATGCCTTTCAGTGTCCATATAGGAAATACTGATTATATCAATGTAAAAATGCTTGATGTACTGGAGGAGCTTTCCAGAAGGCTTAATAAGCGTACTGATGTCAGGGGACCTGTTGCAAAACATCCCGCAGTTCCAGAGGTAAATGCTGAAGACCCAATAACAGCTGACTATTTATACGCCAAGTACGCCGAATTTTTTAAGCTCGATGACATAGTTGTAGTTGACTCAACCTCATCCTTTTATGGGTTACTGCCTTTACCTTTACCAGAAGGAGTTAAGTTCCTGAGCCAGATGCTCTGGGGAGCGATAGGCTGGGCTACTCCCGCTGCCTTTGGCACTGCACTGGCTGCACCAGACAGACGAGTAATTCTTATAACGGGCGAAGGGTCACACCAGATGACAGTCCAGGAGATCAGCCAGTTTTACCGCTATGGTCTAAAGCCTATTATTTTCGTGCTGAATAATCACGGCTACCTGATAGAAAGAATGCTATCTAAAAAATTAGATTACTGTTACAATGACATTCCAGAGTGGCAATACCATAAGTTGCCAGAGGTGCTTGGTTGTAATAACTGGATAACAAGAAAAACCACCACCTGTGGTGACCTTGATAAGATCATGAGAGAGCTGGATACTGCTAAGGTCGGCGCATATATAGAAATAGTTACGCCAGAACTCTCGGCTCCCCCACTTATGAAAGCAATCCACGAAAATTTATAA
- a CDS encoding DUF2240 family protein, whose amino-acid sequence MEELKRVVSVPFKKTLASSLSEKDFEYSLAFDLKWFSPKIASKVKEKALEAGVLSLKAGILVPCFDVESIRLPHAFKPSENFLENQKNSGAKKPVKEEISFEQILEFISADTRVNRQKLVSEINSMQDRLSYLVDIRIVALIVGKKFGCNIEAIFERVAKSVLGISF is encoded by the coding sequence ATGGAAGAACTTAAACGAGTAGTTTCCGTTCCGTTTAAAAAAACACTTGCATCTTCCCTTTCAGAAAAAGATTTTGAGTATTCCCTGGCTTTTGACCTGAAATGGTTTTCCCCGAAAATTGCCTCAAAGGTAAAGGAAAAAGCTCTTGAAGCAGGCGTTCTCTCCCTTAAAGCCGGAATTCTTGTGCCATGCTTCGATGTGGAAAGTATCCGGCTTCCACATGCATTTAAGCCATCGGAGAATTTCCTTGAAAACCAGAAAAATTCTGGTGCAAAAAAGCCGGTAAAGGAAGAAATTTCTTTTGAACAGATTTTGGAATTTATCTCAGCAGATACCAGAGTAAACCGGCAGAAACTTGTTTCGGAAATTAACTCCATGCAGGACCGACTTTCCTACCTTGTGGATATCCGAATAGTAGCACTTATTGTCGGAAAAAAGTTCGGGTGCAATATAGAAGCAATCTTCGAAAGAGTTGCCAAGTCTGTACTCGGCATCTCTTTTTAA
- a CDS encoding phospholipase C/P1 nuclease family protein — translation MIKIKITISILFLAMLVSMALIPSAMASTEEQQTSLTKDAAQLKIEALEAKLGEEGMEEVADYLELQTSLPDVVKAMPYRALAFAGTQEESRSITFKYIDGFNVSEEEKDRYKAGIKDIWDRYPDKITKDDYEFMSEIGPMLVNESLKSYKLVSVMWLSTPHQDYAYYACDGSSYRNYAKNAADDPDNGVMDPEPFYRYYNHYEDGLLHIGGAPGRCDEFADSAISAVNNGDWATAHQRFGYSSHYLTDPGIPFHSAGVIRQGDQYIWDSYENTYHSIYENYVKSNWTSGYKFKDYVQYNTQSITVNDPEEAVEDNAEHSSQYFDYIWTEMYEDPQNFGSDIYVAYYTAQCVQMCARYTHGLYDYIM, via the coding sequence ATGATTAAGATCAAAATTACAATAAGCATACTTTTTTTGGCAATGCTAGTTAGTATGGCGTTGATACCATCAGCAATGGCCTCCACAGAAGAACAGCAAACCAGCCTAACTAAAGATGCTGCTCAGTTAAAAATTGAGGCTTTAGAGGCCAAACTGGGAGAAGAAGGAATGGAGGAAGTTGCAGATTACTTAGAACTGCAAACCTCTTTGCCGGATGTCGTTAAGGCGATGCCTTATAGAGCGCTTGCTTTTGCTGGCACTCAGGAGGAAAGTAGGTCTATCACCTTCAAGTACATTGATGGTTTTAATGTCTCTGAGGAGGAGAAAGACAGATATAAAGCTGGTATCAAAGATATCTGGGATAGGTATCCAGATAAGATCACCAAAGACGACTATGAATTTATGAGTGAGATTGGTCCTATGCTAGTCAATGAGTCTTTGAAAAGTTATAAGCTTGTCTCCGTGATGTGGCTTTCTACCCCACATCAGGACTATGCTTACTATGCTTGCGATGGATCTTCCTATAGGAATTATGCTAAAAATGCAGCCGACGACCCAGATAATGGTGTGATGGACCCGGAACCATTCTATAGATATTATAATCACTATGAAGATGGGTTGCTACATATTGGAGGAGCACCTGGTAGGTGCGATGAGTTTGCGGATTCTGCCATTTCTGCAGTGAATAATGGAGATTGGGCTACTGCACATCAGAGATTTGGTTACTCAAGTCATTATCTAACTGATCCAGGTATCCCGTTCCATAGCGCTGGAGTAATCCGACAGGGTGATCAGTACATTTGGGATTCTTATGAAAACACATACCATAGCATCTATGAGAATTATGTGAAAAGCAATTGGACTTCAGGATATAAGTTTAAAGATTATGTGCAATATAATACTCAGTCAATAACTGTGAATGATCCTGAAGAAGCGGTTGAAGACAACGCTGAGCATAGTAGCCAGTATTTTGACTATATCTGGACCGAGATGTACGAAGACCCTCAAAATTTTGGCTCAGATATCTACGTAGCTTACTATACTGCCCAGTGTGTCCAAATGTGCGCAAGATATACCCATGGATTATATGATTATATAATGTGA
- the serA gene encoding phosphoglycerate dehydrogenase codes for MKVLVSDSLSNEGLEILKERFTVDVSTGLSEEELVKKIKDYDALVIRSGTQVTQKIIEAADNLKVIGRAGVGVDNVDVDAATKKGIIVTNAPEGNMISAAEHTIAMMMAMSRNIPQANASLKSREWKRNKFMGVEVKGKTLGIIGLGRIGSEVAKRASGLEMNLMGYDPFISEKRAIELGVKLATVNEIAKAADYITVHTPLIKETRNILDEEQFALMKPGVRIINCARGGIINEEALAKAIESGKVGGAAIDVFVEEPPFNSPLLNFDNVVVTPHLGASTQEAQVNVAIDIAKEVVSVLSGGLAKNAINIPSVKPEAMAVLAPYIRLAEIMGKIAGQLVDGNYEKVEIGYNGEISGKDTRPLTVSALKGLLEMALGSGVNYVNAPTLAKSRKIAVVESKSESSEEYSSTISIKLSSNGQAKLVAGTVVGDEPKIVAVDDDRVDIFPAGRMIFAKHINRPNVIGPCCLVLGKNNINISGMQVGRAEIGGVTMMVLNVDSEVSDPILNEVRKVDGILDAKLVTL; via the coding sequence ATGAAAGTATTGGTCAGCGACTCACTCTCCAATGAAGGGTTGGAGATTCTAAAAGAACGCTTTACGGTTGATGTTTCCACCGGGCTTTCAGAAGAAGAGCTGGTGAAAAAAATCAAAGATTACGATGCTCTTGTTATACGCAGCGGTACCCAGGTTACTCAGAAGATTATCGAGGCTGCCGACAACCTGAAAGTTATCGGGAGAGCTGGGGTCGGAGTTGACAATGTTGATGTGGATGCAGCTACTAAGAAGGGCATTATTGTGACAAACGCTCCCGAAGGCAACATGATTTCGGCAGCAGAGCACACCATTGCTATGATGATGGCAATGTCCAGGAATATCCCCCAGGCAAATGCTTCCCTGAAATCCAGGGAATGGAAACGCAATAAATTCATGGGCGTTGAGGTAAAAGGCAAGACCCTGGGAATTATAGGTCTCGGAAGAATCGGTTCTGAAGTTGCAAAGAGAGCTTCAGGGCTTGAAATGAACCTTATGGGGTACGATCCTTTTATTTCCGAGAAACGGGCAATAGAACTTGGAGTCAAGCTGGCTACAGTTAACGAAATCGCAAAAGCAGCCGATTATATCACAGTGCACACCCCTCTCATCAAAGAAACCAGGAATATTCTTGATGAAGAACAGTTTGCCCTGATGAAACCCGGCGTCAGAATTATCAACTGCGCTCGCGGTGGCATTATTAACGAGGAAGCTCTGGCAAAAGCTATTGAAAGCGGAAAAGTGGGCGGTGCAGCAATAGACGTATTCGTCGAGGAACCTCCTTTTAACAGTCCTCTCCTGAACTTTGACAATGTGGTAGTCACTCCCCATCTTGGAGCCTCTACACAGGAAGCTCAGGTAAATGTGGCAATCGATATCGCAAAAGAAGTAGTATCTGTCCTTTCAGGCGGGCTTGCAAAGAACGCAATCAATATCCCCTCGGTAAAACCGGAAGCTATGGCAGTCCTCGCCCCTTACATCAGGCTCGCTGAGATTATGGGCAAGATTGCAGGGCAGCTAGTAGATGGAAATTACGAAAAGGTAGAAATCGGATACAATGGTGAGATTTCCGGAAAGGATACCAGACCTCTTACGGTTTCTGCACTTAAAGGGCTGCTTGAGATGGCACTCGGCTCCGGAGTAAACTACGTTAATGCCCCTACCCTTGCAAAGTCTAGAAAAATTGCAGTTGTAGAGAGCAAATCCGAATCTTCTGAAGAATATTCTTCAACCATCAGTATCAAGCTTAGCAGCAATGGACAGGCGAAACTGGTTGCAGGCACTGTTGTCGGAGATGAACCAAAGATTGTTGCTGTCGATGACGACAGAGTTGATATCTTCCCTGCAGGTCGTATGATCTTTGCCAAGCACATTAACAGGCCTAATGTTATCGGACCGTGCTGCCTCGTGCTCGGGAAAAACAATATCAACATCTCAGGTATGCAGGTTGGCAGGGCAGAAATCGGAGGCGTTACCATGATGGTTCTTAACGTAGACTCTGAAGTTTCTGACCCGATCCTTAATGAAGTCAGGAAAGTTGACGGAATACTCGATGCCAAACTTGTAACCCTCTAA
- a CDS encoding RPA family protein: MLKREVAKRVFAREFEACRELEKDARSDSEALDSKVPNFLISPLGLILNRVFVVGVVTELDNIGTQGEMWKARIVDPTGAFTVYAGQYQPEASIFFSTLKVPAFIALTGKARIYEPEPGSVFVSIRAEEANVVDEEIRNRWVVDTAEQTVDRLVAFSDALASGYHGEELREYLIERGISSELAQGISIVLEKDVSQEFIKLLRTSIREGLKALDFDGGAGAKADQKEFVLELLKEMGGSKGVDYAAFMKEAVARGIPEQVVEEVIRILLSGGQCYEPKIGIIRLVG; encoded by the coding sequence TTGCTTAAGCGAGAAGTTGCAAAACGGGTTTTTGCAAGGGAATTCGAAGCCTGTAGAGAACTTGAGAAGGACGCACGATCTGACTCTGAAGCCCTGGATTCGAAAGTTCCAAACTTTCTAATTAGCCCGCTTGGGCTAATTCTTAACCGTGTCTTTGTGGTTGGTGTGGTCACGGAACTTGACAATATCGGGACACAGGGGGAGATGTGGAAGGCCAGGATTGTTGATCCTACCGGAGCTTTTACAGTGTACGCAGGGCAGTACCAGCCTGAAGCATCTATCTTCTTTTCGACGTTAAAGGTTCCTGCTTTCATCGCCCTTACAGGAAAAGCCAGGATTTACGAACCTGAGCCAGGTTCGGTTTTTGTCTCTATTCGGGCTGAAGAGGCAAATGTTGTAGATGAGGAAATCCGCAACAGATGGGTTGTGGATACCGCAGAACAGACCGTTGATAGGCTTGTAGCCTTTTCGGATGCTCTTGCCAGCGGATATCATGGAGAAGAACTTCGGGAATACCTTATAGAGAGAGGCATTTCCTCCGAGCTTGCTCAGGGAATATCCATTGTGCTTGAAAAGGATGTTTCTCAGGAATTTATAAAACTGCTTCGGACTTCCATCAGGGAAGGGCTCAAAGCTCTTGATTTCGATGGAGGTGCAGGCGCCAAGGCTGACCAGAAAGAATTTGTGCTCGAACTGCTCAAGGAGATGGGTGGTAGCAAAGGAGTGGATTATGCAGCTTTCATGAAAGAAGCGGTCGCCAGAGGCATTCCTGAGCAAGTTGTAGAAGAGGTCATCCGTATATTGCTTTCAGGCGGGCAATGTTACGAGCCGAAGATCGGAATAATAAGACTGGTAGGATAA
- a CDS encoding Single-stranded DNA binding protein: protein MDEKTAPHLEELTRAFGDLEKTGIRAEFEKLIAFRVPPYVAKETILRKFGGKRKALKIKDLSANLKNFELTGRILDLGEKPIRPQEGTHKGSSRLYTGVLADETGSVLFSSWKELPGSVGDVITIKNAYTRVWQNRIRLSIGDQSVVSKNPDSTLPSLSELSGSQKKKLIDIGAMDFSVNTVACVLQLSHREVLVKGRQSRVISGVLADETGRLPFTAWVQLPGIDIGSIIRIEGAQIRMFKGMPSVNILNSTKVSQVEPEEAKNLAFTFESAVKDPAPIKIEKINSRESMFDVAAAGNVVSVRPGSGIISRCPECGRVIQKGNCRVHGKVEGVRDMRIKAILDDGTGSMSVMFPRELAEIIYGKTLEEAEQLMFSDVSKDAVYEDLRRSLTGRHLAVRGNASKGEYGVSFVAEKAWVPEEDLAVRVVELLRRLGPDEENKQDEYSSTGGIYLA from the coding sequence ATGGATGAGAAAACTGCGCCCCACCTTGAAGAATTAACCAGGGCGTTTGGAGACCTTGAAAAGACTGGCATCCGAGCAGAATTTGAGAAACTCATTGCTTTTCGCGTGCCGCCTTATGTTGCAAAAGAGACTATACTCCGCAAGTTCGGAGGAAAAAGGAAAGCCCTGAAAATAAAGGACCTGTCTGCCAACCTTAAAAATTTCGAACTCACAGGCAGAATTCTTGACCTTGGGGAAAAGCCAATCCGCCCGCAGGAAGGGACTCATAAAGGTTCCTCCAGGCTTTACACTGGGGTTCTTGCGGACGAAACCGGCTCAGTTCTGTTTTCTTCCTGGAAAGAGCTTCCTGGCTCGGTTGGGGATGTAATTACCATTAAGAACGCGTATACACGCGTCTGGCAAAATAGGATCAGGCTTTCGATAGGGGATCAATCTGTTGTGTCGAAGAATCCTGATTCTACGCTTCCTTCTCTATCCGAACTCTCAGGAAGCCAGAAAAAGAAGTTAATTGACATAGGAGCCATGGATTTTTCCGTAAATACCGTAGCCTGCGTGCTTCAACTCTCTCACAGGGAAGTGCTTGTAAAAGGACGCCAGTCCAGAGTGATTTCAGGCGTACTTGCTGATGAGACCGGAAGGCTGCCCTTTACAGCCTGGGTTCAACTGCCAGGCATTGATATTGGGAGCATTATCCGAATTGAAGGAGCCCAGATTCGGATGTTCAAGGGTATGCCGTCGGTCAATATCCTCAACAGCACAAAAGTCTCCCAGGTTGAGCCAGAAGAAGCAAAAAACCTTGCTTTTACCTTCGAGTCCGCAGTAAAAGATCCTGCTCCAATCAAAATAGAAAAGATCAATTCAAGAGAAAGTATGTTTGATGTAGCCGCAGCAGGCAATGTGGTCTCAGTCCGTCCAGGTTCAGGCATTATTTCCCGCTGCCCCGAGTGCGGTCGTGTAATCCAGAAAGGAAATTGCAGGGTGCACGGCAAGGTCGAAGGCGTACGGGATATGCGGATCAAAGCCATACTGGATGATGGAACAGGCTCAATGTCAGTTATGTTTCCAAGAGAACTTGCAGAAATCATTTATGGAAAAACCCTTGAAGAAGCCGAGCAGCTAATGTTTTCTGACGTCTCTAAGGATGCGGTCTATGAAGATTTAAGGCGCTCTCTTACAGGTCGACATCTTGCAGTACGAGGCAACGCTTCAAAAGGTGAATACGGGGTTTCTTTTGTAGCTGAAAAAGCCTGGGTACCTGAAGAGGACCTTGCAGTCAGGGTAGTGGAACTGCTTCGCAGGCTCGGACCGGATGAAGAGAATAAACAGGATGAATATTCTTCCACTGGAGGAATTTATCTTGCTTAA
- a CDS encoding right-handed parallel beta-helix repeat-containing protein yields MRGTKGKNFRAIKLTVFAVILIVLCTCSAVSASNLRVSSAIEGDYISIQAAVDAAEAGDTIFVSPGTYVENLKINKEVRIWSDSRNPENTIIRAADPEESTVEISVDRVFFSGFGIEGSEKAGILLTGVKSCYINNNRVLGTEYGILLNGSERNTIRNNLVTLNEIGIRLESSNSNDILNNVIAYNYGPGISLEASSRNLIYNNYFKNAENVEEKSINAENIWQSPLVTRQNIVKGPYIAGNFWSDPEGKGFSETCVDENNNGICDTSYNITGGGTDKSPLYPKVPNAVKTLESKLNVSAYEQGLADRENATSLETPVNETEGSAEPETENTTNEGVQEEAESPGPGAGIVAVAIGAAYFLRRAGKHK; encoded by the coding sequence ATGAGAGGAACAAAAGGAAAGAATTTTAGAGCTATTAAGCTGACAGTGTTTGCGGTTATTCTGATAGTTCTCTGCACCTGCTCAGCCGTTTCAGCCTCCAATTTGAGAGTAAGTTCGGCTATTGAAGGAGATTATATTTCCATACAGGCTGCAGTAGATGCCGCAGAAGCAGGAGATACAATTTTTGTAAGCCCTGGAACCTATGTTGAAAATCTTAAAATAAATAAAGAAGTACGAATCTGGTCGGACTCTAGAAACCCAGAAAATACGATCATAAGGGCAGCCGACCCTGAGGAAAGTACTGTTGAAATCAGTGTTGACCGGGTATTTTTTAGCGGATTTGGCATCGAAGGCTCGGAAAAAGCAGGAATCCTGCTCACAGGGGTCAAAAGCTGCTATATCAATAACAACAGAGTCCTGGGAACTGAATACGGCATTCTTCTCAACGGCTCAGAAAGGAATACCATAAGAAATAATCTCGTTACCCTCAATGAAATAGGAATAAGGCTTGAAAGCTCAAACTCAAATGATATCCTGAATAATGTAATTGCCTACAATTACGGTCCCGGAATCTCCCTAGAGGCAAGCAGCAGGAACCTTATCTATAACAATTACTTCAAGAACGCCGAAAACGTCGAAGAAAAAAGTATAAATGCGGAAAATATCTGGCAGAGCCCTCTCGTAACAAGACAGAACATAGTCAAAGGCCCTTACATTGCCGGAAACTTCTGGTCTGACCCTGAAGGCAAAGGTTTCAGCGAAACCTGCGTGGATGAAAACAATAACGGAATTTGCGACACCTCGTATAACATTACAGGTGGAGGAACTGATAAATCCCCACTTTACCCTAAAGTCCCAAACGCTGTCAAAACCCTTGAAAGTAAACTGAATGTCAGTGCTTATGAGCAGGGACTCGCCGACAGGGAGAACGCAACCAGTCTGGAAACACCAGTAAATGAAACTGAAGGATCAGCAGAACCGGAAACCGAAAACACTACCAATGAAGGAGTTCAGGAGGAAGCTGAATCACCTGGTCCGGGGGCTGGAATTGTGGCGGTAGCTATAGGTGCTGCTTATTTCCTTAGACGAGCAGGTAAACACAAGTGA
- a CDS encoding TolB family protein gives MTRIATGVLSYWNQPAIYNDKIVWEDYRNGYENSDIYMYDISTGKETQITTSGSAHFPDIYGDRIVWIDERNKGSNSGYYYDVYMYDLSTGKETQISADGSAYDYESPSISGDKIVWQGSEDNIYVHNLSTNETIEIVTEQQYPGTNLRLDIFNDKIVYWDTRDAYGTEFNDGILNPNIYMYNLSTNKETQITTSKSAVGKPSIYDDKIVWVDNRDGKDDIYMYDISTKKETLIKASEEVGCSTGSPKIYGDRIVWSDSCYSDEYSNIRMYNLSTSTETLIARGNAWYLDVYGDKIVWIEGHNGDGGIYMATLTWDEEPPLDDNNTDDSNGIDNETQVPDNCSSELTPLDRTQALKEYVECTYKCNVKTKTGLATLLDTSMCHYENCDNKKAVSMLKSFIHLAEKMRVCKQISAEEADYMVKEARKIIDLIETH, from the coding sequence GTGACTCGAATCGCTACTGGTGTATTATCATATTGGAATCAACCTGCTATCTATAATGATAAGATAGTGTGGGAGGATTATCGCAATGGGTACGAAAACTCAGATATTTACATGTACGATATATCTACTGGGAAAGAAACTCAAATTACCACTAGCGGATCGGCACATTTTCCGGATATCTACGGTGACAGAATAGTTTGGATAGATGAGCGCAATAAAGGATCTAACTCCGGTTATTACTATGATGTTTACATGTACGATCTTTCTACTGGGAAGGAAACTCAGATCTCCGCCGATGGATCAGCATATGATTATGAATCTCCTTCAATTAGTGGTGATAAAATAGTTTGGCAAGGATCCGAGGATAACATTTACGTGCATAATCTCTCCACTAACGAAACGATTGAGATTGTCACCGAACAGCAGTACCCAGGAACAAATCTACGGCTGGATATCTTCAATGACAAGATAGTATACTGGGATACGCGCGATGCATATGGAACCGAATTTAACGATGGGATCCTGAATCCTAATATATATATGTACAATCTTTCCACTAATAAGGAGACTCAGATTACCACTAGTAAATCAGCAGTAGGAAAGCCTTCAATATATGATGATAAGATAGTATGGGTAGATAATCGTGACGGAAAAGACGATATCTACATGTATGATATCTCCACTAAGAAAGAAACCCTGATTAAAGCCAGTGAAGAAGTAGGATGTTCAACGGGATCTCCTAAGATATATGGTGACAGAATAGTATGGAGTGACAGTTGCTATTCGGATGAATACTCAAATATTCGTATGTATAATCTCTCCACTTCCACTGAAACTCTAATTGCTAGAGGAAATGCGTGGTATCTTGATGTCTATGGGGATAAGATAGTCTGGATTGAAGGGCATAATGGAGATGGTGGTATCTACATGGCCACTCTTACCTGGGATGAAGAGCCACCTCTGGATGACAATAACACAGATGACAGTAATGGAATCGATAATGAAACCCAGGTTCCAGATAATTGCTCATCCGAGTTAACACCGCTAGACAGGACACAGGCTCTCAAAGAATACGTGGAATGCACATATAAATGCAATGTGAAGACAAAAACAGGGCTGGCTACACTCCTTGATACCTCGATGTGCCACTATGAGAACTGTGACAATAAAAAAGCCGTTTCAATGCTTAAGTCATTTATTCACCTCGCTGAAAAAATGAGGGTATGCAAGCAGATCTCGGCTGAAGAAGCGGATTACATGGTCAAAGAGGCAAGGAAAATTATAGACCTGATTGAGACGCATTAA